A stretch of DNA from Desulfosarcina ovata subsp. ovata:
TGCGGATCCACGGCGAAAACCGCCGCCACGGCCCCCAGGGATTTGACAATGCCGTTGATCAGGGCCCTTGCCGGGGTGACCCGCCACAATCGGCAATAGATCACTTCCAAAATGCCGCCGGCCAGAAAAATAAACAAACAGACCGGGTTGAGCAACCATGCCCCCAGCATGGTCACCAGCGCCCATCCGACTGCCCACAGGATACCGTCGGTGAGCCCGAGCACACCCTTGGCCAGAGGATGACGCACCAGCACCCCGTCGAGAAAGTCCTCCCCATCGCTGTAGCCGCCATAACGGACTTTCTCTTTGTCCGTGCGGTAGTCCACGATGTCGTTGAGGGCATAGACAGCCGTATATCCGGAAAAAACCGTCAACAGCCCGAGCAAGAGGACAGATAGGGACGGGAAATGCCCCAGGCACAACAGGGCGGCCAGGGCCGGGGTGGCGATGTCGATGATGCCGTGGGGCGTACGGGAAAGGGCCAGCAGGAGTTTCAGCCGTGGATGGGTCAGGATGGCATTGATAATCATGGGCGTCTTTGCGTTCAGGCAGAGGGTTTGGGTACAAAAAGGGATAATCCCACCAATTCAAGCTTTGACATTTCAGTCAAGGATCGATGCAACTTGCCAGAATCGCGATGATTTGTCAATTTTTAGCTGAACATCTTTTTACGCCTCCCGGGAAGGGGAGTGGTGTCGTTCATCCCAAAACACGTCAGAGAAGATGCTTTTTTTGAATCGTCTCCATTTTTCCTTGTGCGGTTCTGGAAAAGATGAACGGAACAAGGATCCCAATCAGTCACGGCGGGTTCTCAGTTCAATAAACCGCTTGTGTTCCCGGATGACCCGCCAATGGTTTGAGCGCCGGACCTTACCCAGGCTTTGACTGCGGTCCTGGTGTCCGTCTTCCAGGTAAAACACGCCCTCGTGCTTGATGATGCGATGAATATCGGCCAAAAAACCGACCGGATCATCCACCTGGTGGAACATATCCAAGGCATAGACCACATCGGCACACTGCTTTGCGATGGTTGCCGGTTGATCGTCCAGCAATACCGGCACCACATTGGTCAAACGGTGCTTTTCAATTTTTCGCTTCACCAGGTCGATGGCCATGGGGTGGACGTCCGCGGCAAAAACCTTGCCGTCTGGCCCCACCATCTGGGCGGCCTTGCGGAGATACCGGCCGGGTCCGCAACCATAGTCCACCACGACCATTTCCTTTTTCAAATCGAATGCATCCAGGTGCCGGTCGGGCTTGGCAAACAGGTCCATGAGCCTGAAGGTCCAGACCATGAGGCGATAGCCGCTTTCCGATTGGGGGTTGCACAGTTTTGGCATTGACTCACCCTCCGTTATGTTTAGCTCCTATACTTTATCCACAAAAAAAATTAACGCCGCCGATCCGCCATGTTTTCAAGTTCACGCAAAAATTTTTCGACAGCCGTGAATTCTTCACCGCTCAATTTTCTCACATAGGCATAAAGGTCGCTGTCCATCTCCTCATGGTATTGCTCATGGGCGTAATAGGCCACCTTGCCCTTGTTGGTCAGGACCGGCACCTTTTTCAAACTGTTTCCGGGTTCCTCGGCCTTTCGCACAAGTCCTTTTTTTTCCAGCTTGGCAACGATCTGGGAGATCGCACCCCGGGTGACGCCGGCCATCCGGGCCAACTCGGCGCCATGGACTCCCGGGTTATCGCCGATCAGCATAACCATGTGGATCTCGGACGGGTGCAGCAGTTTGTCAATGCCAAAGCGACGCGGTTGTTTTTCGTTGCGGGCGAATTTGTTGAAAACCCGAAGGAGGAGCTCGGCCAATGTTTGGGCTCGTGGATCCATTTCACATATGTATAGTTACTATACAAACATGTCAAGACTCTTTGCACGGACGAATTGCTTTACCTTGCCATCTCCTCTTTACCTTGCCATTTCCTTTAAAATGATGGAGAAAAAACCATAGTGCCCCCAAACCACCTCCAATTAAGGAAACCCATCATGCCAATCGTCAATTATCAGCAATACTGCCAGATGCTGGATCACGCAAAAAAGAACAAATTTGCCTACCCGGCCATCAACACCACCTCAAGCGAAACCATCAACGCCGCCCTTTTGGCATTCAAGGAAGCCAACTCCGACGGCATCATCCAGGTGTCCACGGGAGGCGGCAGTTTTGCCTCGGGGCTCGGGGTCAACGAGTCCTACAAGGGGGCCATCGCCCTGGCCGAATTTGCCCGCAGCATGGCGGTCTACTACGATGTGAACATCGCCCTGCATACCGACCATTGTCATCCGCAGTATGTGGATACCTTTCTGATGCCGCTGATTGAAGAAACCCAAAAACGCCGTGCCAACGGACAACCCAACCTGTTCTGCTCCCACATGTATGACGGTTCCGCCCTGCCCATGGCGGAAAACATCGCCGCTTCCAAAAAAATCATGGAAGACTGCGTGGCCAACGAATTGATTCTGGAAATTGAAACCGGGGTTGTCGGTGGCGAGGAAGACGGCCACGACACCTCCGGCGCACCCAAAGAGAAACTCTATACTACCCCTGAGGATATGGTGCTTGCAGCCAGGGAACTCGGCGCCATGGGTCGTTTTCTCCTGGCGGCCACCTTTGGCAATGTCCACGGCGTGTACAAGCCAGGGAATGTTGTGCTCAAGCCGTCAATCCTGAAAGACGGTCAGGACGCGGTGGTCAGGGAATTAGGTCGGGACAGTTACCTTAATCTGGTTTTCCATGGTGGTTCCGGTTCCGAGCTTAAAGACATCCACGAAGCGCTTGACTATGGTGTCGTTAAAATGAATGTCGACACCGACACCCAATACGCGTATACCCGTCCCGTCGTTGACCACATGCTGAAAAATTATGATGGTGTGTTGAAAATTGAAGGTGAGGTGGGCAACAAGAAGGTTTACGACCCGCGTTCCTGGGGCAAGAAAGCCGAGAGAAACATGGCCGATCGTATCATGCAGGCCTGCCAGGATCTGCGGTCCACCGGAACATCGCTTGGTAAAAATATATAGGGGAGGGCTATCGTTTACTCTCCCTTTGCCATTTTTTTCCATCGGCGTGCCATTTGAAAATGTCTGGATTAGGAATGAAGATGCATCAAGAAGCTTCCCATGGCCACCCATCATCACGATCAGCAACCCCTTGACTTTCTCAAAATATGCTTTTATTGGTATGCATTATGGCACATGCGGCATAAGGATCGGGAATTTTATTAATTAAACGAAATTGCTTGTTCTTGCGCCCGTCTTCCGCGTTGCATCAACGGCCACATACTCCCGGTATGCAACCCTTGATGCGCCTTGAAGACGAACACAAGCCCGGCGCAATTACGTTCAATTCATTTCATCCCCGATCCTAAGGCAATGTTCTTCCCGATTGTTGGTTTTACGACAATGCTCATAAAGACAACTGATTCAACCCTAATCATCTTCAATAAAGAAAGGAGCACGGCTATGAATGAAGCAGTTAAAGTCTCGCCTAAGGAATTCGAAAAACAACCGGACGGTTCCTGGCTTTGTGTTAAAAACTCAGACATTAAAAGTAATTACGGGGTTTACCGCATTGCTCCGGGAACGACTTTCGAAAAAGGCAAACCGCTTTGGGGAATTGATGTTGCGGAATTGCTTGAACAGGCTAACCCAAACTGAAGCATATGACGATAAGATAGGTGTCAGTGCCTCCGAAATATTTAAGTTTCTTATTACGCGTTGATTCTTGTTGATGCCTTTTAACCGTTACAGACCGGAGAACCACTGTGCCAGTTGTTCACACAATCGGTGTTCCACGTGGAGGGGCCGGCCATCCAGTGACAACGCCGGAACCGGCCCCATGAGGGCGTTGGTAAGCAGAACCGTGTCGGCATCCGCCAGCGATTGCGGTGTGATGGCCTGATCGGCAAGGGAAAACCCATTTTCGGCAAACCACCTGCAGACCGCCGCCTGCATCACCCCGGGAAGGGCATGCGGCGAACGGGGACGCAGAACCGTTTTGCCGGACACCACCAGGATACTGGCCGTGTTCGTCTCGGAAAGGCTGCCGTCAGGGTTGAGAACCACTGCTTCGTCGGCGCCTTTTTCGCGGGCCCAGGCCCCGGCCAGATAATAGAAAAGATAGTTCAGCGTTTTGTGGTCTGCCAGGTGCGTCAGGCGCGGGGCAGGGTAGGTGATCAGGTTCAAACCGACGCGGCCCAGGGCCGTCAGGCGATGCACGTAAGGCCTGGCCGTCACCAGCAGGGTACCATTGAATCGCGATGCCGCGGTGTCACCGCGAGTAGCTAGGAGTTTCACGGCGGCAGCGCCCTTTTCCAGACTATTTTTGGTGACGACCTGGGTGATAATATCCTCCCAGGTCAAATCCGGCGGCAGGCTGCCAAAAAGCGCCGTCCACGATCGGTTGAATCGCTCCAGATGGGCCGCCAGACGACAGGCAGCGCCCTTTTCCACCCGAATGGTTTCAAAAAAGCCGAATCCGTACTGCAGGCCCAGGTCGGTAGCCGGCACCATCGCTTCCGCCTGGCTGATAATCCGGCCGTCCATCCATGCCCAGGGGCCACCATCCTTTTCAACGACCGCAGCTTTATCCGCCCCCCGAAACACCTGCATCAGGGTTTCGCCCTTGTGCAGGGTTTCGACAAACTCATCGGCCGGGTCCGAGTCGAAAACGATGCCGCCCCCGACAGAAAATAAAATCCGCTTATCGGCCACCGTGGCCGTGCGGATGGCGATGGAGAGATCCATGGTGTCGTGGAAGCTGATGTAACCGATGCTGCCGGTGTACACATGGCGCCGTCGCGATTCCAGCTCATCGATGATCTCCATGCAGCGGATCTTGGGGCAACCGGTGATGGAGCCGCCGGGAAACGTGGCCCGGATCAGATCGACGGCGCCCCTCCCCTCGGCCAGGGTTCCCTCCACCACCGAAACCAGATGGTAGACGTTCCGGTAGGCCTCCATCCGTTTGTGCTGGCTCACGACCACCGACCCGCCGCTGCAGACCCGCCCGATGTCGTTGCGCATGAGATCCACGATCATGGAGAGCTCGGCATCATCCTTGGGACTTTCTGAAAGTGCCACCTGCATCTGCCGGTCCGCCTCGGGTGTCTGACCCCGGGGGCGGGTGCCTTTAATCGGCCGGGTTTCCACCCGCCGGCCGCACTGCTGCAGGAAGCGTTCGGGCGAGGTGGAGACGATCTGGTGATCACCTGCGTTGACATAAGCGAAAAACGGTGCGGGGTTCATCTGGTAAAGGGTGCTGAACAGGCTGTAGGTGTCGCCGGCAAAGCCCATTTCAAAACGCTGGGAAAGGTTGACCTGATACACGTCGCCGGCAGCGATATAGTCGCGGATCTGTTCGACGGCCGCCTCGTAGGCCTCACGCGAGAAATTGGAGGTAAAGGCTTTTCCGGTTCCTGAAAACCCGCCGGGAACCGGGGCCGGCCCGCCGATGTCATCCAGAAAATCCTCAATCCGCCCTTCCGCCGCATCGATCCCGAGATCCTGACGGATTGGCGCATACAGCATGGTGCGGCCGTCAACCTTGTCATGCACCACGATCAGGGCGGGGGCGTAAAGGAGCAGGTGCGGCAGGCCGAGATCATCGACGGCCGTACGGGGAAGGTGTTCCAGGCTGTCCTTCAGGTCATAGGCCAGATAGCCGAAAAGACCGGCACGAATCGGATCGGTGGTCTCCCCGATCTCAAGGTGGCAGCGCTTCAGGACGACATCCAGAAGGTCCAGGGGCTCCCGGGAATCGTCCCGGGCGGTTCCATCGATGGTGATCGTCGATCCACCCGTCCGTCCGCTCAGTTCGAGCCAGGGCCGTATGGCCAGAAGGTGATAACGGGCGCTGTCCAGCGGTCCCCCGGAAAGCAGCACCACACAGCCCGGTTCATGGGCAAAACGGGCGGCCAGGGCATGGAAGGGTTCTTCCAGATCGAGCGGGCGGGTGCAGACGCCTGTGATTTCGGGCAGCCAAAGATCGGTCGAAGCCATCAGCAGCGCCCCTCCATACCGATTGCCGGACCCGTCTCAAGGGGCTGATACGCAAAAGGGTTAACTTGCCGGGGGCCGTCGACCAGGGCGGCTTTCAGCGGTCCCCGTCGCAGGAAGTTTTCGATCACGCCAAATCCGTGCTCGGTAAGAAAGCTCTCCGGATGAAACTGCACACCATGCAGGGGACAAAACCGGTGGGAAAGCCCCATGATCGTTCCATCGCCGGTTCGGCCGGTGACGACCAACGCATCTTTCAACGCCGCGGCCGACGGCTCGACGGCCAGCGAGTGATAGCGGGCCACGCGAAAAGGGGAGGGGATGCCGCAAAAAAGTCCTTCCTGATGGTGAATCACCCGGCTGGTCTTGCCGTGCATCGGTGCGGGTGCGCGCACGGTCCGCCCGCCGAACACCTCGTTGATACACTGCATGCCCAGGCAGACCCCAAAAATGGGAATCGTTTGATAAAACCGCTCGATCAACCGCTTGGAAATGCCGGCATGGGCCGGGTCTTTCGGTCCCGGGCTGACCAGCAGGTAGTCCGGCCGCATGGCCGCCACCTGCTGCAGGGTCACCTGGTCGCTGCGCACCACATCGATGGAAAGGTCGTAGCGCATAAACATCTGCACCAGGTTGTAGGTAAACGAATCGTAGTTGTCGATGGCCAGCAGCGTCGTCACGTTTTCCTCCCTTAAAAATAGAACAGCCACCCAGTTCGAGTCTGGGTGGCTGATGCCTGTTGCATAACTCAATTCTTGACGCATCCGGACCAAGCCACGGATGCCGTCATCAATTTTTTGTTTATTCAGTAGCCAATCGGAACCCACCGGTCAAGCAAAAACCGGTGGTCTTCTTCAATCCACGGGAAGCAGAACCGTAAATGTACTCCCTTTTTCGGGCGCGCTCTCAACACTGATGCGCCCCTTCAATGACTCCACCAGCCCCTTGACGATGGGCAGTCCCAGTCCCGTGCCGGTGATAAAACGGGTCTTGTCGGTTTTCACCCGGAAAAAACGATCGAAGATCTTGTCCAGGTAACGCTCCTCGATGCCAAACCCGTTATCGATCACTCGGATGCGCAGGTTGATTCCGGTCATGTCCAGACGGACCACGATCTCACCACCGTTTTGGGTGTAGTTGATCGCGTTGGCGATCAGGTTGCCGAAAACACTCTCCAGGGCCAACGGATCGGCCTTGATGGTGGGCAGGGGCTGATCCGGATGTTCCAGCGTCAGGGATTGGCTTTTGGTTCTGGCCCGCGTGCCAAGGAAATCGACAATATTGCCGAGCAACTCTTCCAATTGGACCGGCTTGAGTTCCTGGCAAGTGATCCCCGATTCGATTCTCGAAAGATCCAGCAAGTCGCCGATGGTGGAAATCAGGCCCTGGGTCTTCTCCTTGGCCCGGGAGAGCAGATGCTCATCCGATTCGCTGAGCTGCCCCATCAGGTCGTTGAGCACCAGGGCCAGCTGTTCGTGAATGGTGGACAGCGGGCTGCGCAGTTCATGGGAAACCTTGGCCACAAATTCGGATTTGAGACGGTCCAGGACCTTCATGTTGGTAATGTCGACGATGGTAACCACCGCCCCCAGGCACTCCTTGCGTTCTCCGAGCACGGGTCGGCCGCGGGCCATAAAAAATCGTTCTTCACCAGCGGAAAATTCATAGGTCGGGATATCATCGAAATCGACGTGCCGGCCGCTGGATATCTCCACAATCAACCGGCACAGGCCCTCTTCCTCAATGTAGGCGGAAATCGGTTGGCCGGTGGCCGTATCCGCGGGCAGTTCCAGAACCCGCACAAACGCCGGGTTCATCAGAACCACGGTTCCATCGGCATTGGTTACCACAATGCCGTTGGGCAATGAATCGATAATCGTGTGAATCCGGGTTCTTTCCGTACCCAGGTCGGCCAGTGTGCGCCGCCGCGCCTTTTCCAGTTTTGCCGCCTCTTTTTTGAGCGACAGTTTTTCCCAGGCCCGGTTCACCACGATGCGCAGTTGATCCGGCTCAAAGGGTTTGGGAATAAAATCGTAGGCACCCTGCTTCATGGCCTCGATGGCCGTTTCAATGGTGGCAAATCCGGTAATGATAATCACAAGAATCTCAGGGTTCATGGTATGGATTCGTTTGAGCACCTCTATCCCGTCGATTCCGGGCATTTTAAGATCCAGAAGCACAATCGACGCATCGCTGCGTCCCAGAGTGGCCAGGCCCGCTTCACCATTTTCAGCGGTCAGGGTCTGGCATCCCATCCGGTCGAGGATCCGCTTCGATCCGTCCCGGATGCCTTTTTCATCATCGATCACCAGAACGGTTACGGGATCAGGCGTGCTCTGCATCTTCAACTCCTTTTTCGGTTTCGTGGGTGACGGGAAGTTCGATGGTGAAGGTACTGCCGCGGCCTAAAACGCTTCGCGCCGAGATGGTGCCGCCATGGTTTTCGACAATGCCGTAAACAACACTTAACCCCAGTCCCGTTCCCTGGCCTTCCTCCTTGGTAGTAAAAAAAGGCTCAAAGATGTGCGCCAGGTTTTTCGATGAAATACCCGGTCCCGTATCGGCGACATCGATAATCACGCGATCTTTGGCGGCAGACTCCCGGGTGGTAATCGTAATGGTCCCCTGTCCGTCCATGGCCTGGGCGGCATTGATAATGATATTCATGAACACATGGCCCAATTGCTGTGAGTCCGCCACGACCAGCGGAACAAACGGCGCCATATTCTTCTTCACCCGGATATTGTGGAACAGGGTCTGATTTTCGATAAGAAAAAGGGTTTGTTCGATGGCCTTGTTGATGTTCAGTGGTTTCATGAACTGGCGGGTTTGGCGGGCGAATTCGAGCAGTTCCTTGACGGTGTCCCGGCAACGTTGGGCATCGTTTAAAATGCGATACAGATCCTCCCGGGCGTTGTCTTCGAGATCGTAATCTTCGAGCATCAGCTTGGTGTAAAGGGTGATGCCGCCCAGTGGATTGTTCAGCTGGTGGGCCACTCCGGCGGAAAGCTTTCCCAGGGAAGCCATCTTCTCGGACTGGATCAGTTGAAGCTGGGTTTTTTCCAGTTTCTGCTGAATGTGAATCCGTTCGCGAAGATCGTGGAAAAAACCGATCGAGCCGACCTCCTTGCCATTTTCATCGTAAATGATGGATGCATAGAGACTGATGGGGAATTTGTCCCCATTTTTATCCACTGCATTGGTGCTGTATTTTTTCACCTTGCCTCTGCCGCCGTACTCCTCTCCCCGCAGATAGCGCATAATCCGTTTGGCCTCCGCGGGACCGCCTTCGTAAACATCCCTGATATTCAGGCTCTCCAGCGCTTCTTCGACCGTTAATCCGGTCATCTCGGCGGCCGCGTCGTTAAAAATGATCATCTTCCCGGTCATGTCGGCAGCAACCACGGCATCACAGGCGCTCTGGAGCAGGTTGTGTAAAAAATTGTTGGCCCGGCGCAGATCGGACTCGAGCCCTTCCAGGGCCGGAAGCTCGAAATTGAAAATCGTTATGGTGTCCTGCCCCTCAGGGTCGGAAACGGGGTAGGCATACAGGCAGGCCCTTTTGGATTTGTTCAAAATACTTGACGAGGTTTCCCGCAGGGAAGGCGAATGGGTATCCATCACCTTTTTGGCCGGGCAATTGTCGCAAGGTTCGGAACGCTGATAAAAAACCTGATGGCAGCATTTTCCGGTCAGCCGATCCCCATCGGCCAGAACATCCGTGCCGGCATAGGCAAGAATACGAAAATCTTTAGAGATGACAACTATTTTGCGATTGAACGCATCCAGCGCTTTTAGCAGGATTGTGTTTTCGTCTTCCGGTCGCATCAGCCAGACCTCCGGGGGTTGAGGTTCCGTGAATGCTTGGGCGTCGTGTGATTATGCGTGATTACAAGTGATTAAAAGATAGATTCGCTGTAATGTCAACAGCTATACACCAAGGAGAATGAAACCGGTTGTAAAAACTAAGGGGCCGCCAGAGGATGCGTGCCCTTGAAATCGCATGACGGTCAAGGCTGCGTGTGAAACGACTGCAGGTATGCGTCCCATTCCATGGGCAGCAGCTGTTTTTTCTTGTTGTTGCAGGCCTTACAGGCGGGAACCACATTGCCTTTGGTGGTTTTACCGCCCCTGGCGATCGGAACGATGTGATCCATGGTCAGCTCACCGGCCGGTGTCGGTCTACCGCAATAATGGCAACGGCCTTTGGCGCAACGCCGTTTCCACCACTGGGATTGTCTGAGTTCGCGGGCTTTCTGGCGCTCGCGTTTAAGATCCCGTTCGTCCAGGTCATACGCATAGGGGTTCATGGCTAATCTCCGATCGTATCGGGACGTTCATTTTTTACCGCCGGACTCAGACTGAGTCCCAGATCTTCCAGCCAGCCGTCGATCTCGGTCTTGAGCATTGTGTAAAACGCGTCCGATCCGCCGAGCCCGGTCCTGCCGAAAAAGTAATTGATTTCCAGAAACAGCGGCCTGGTTTGGCTTTGGGTGTTTTCAAAAATAAGATCGAACCCGGCCAGGTTGATCTTTGACCGCCGGCAAAAGTCCCGGGCCAGATCCAGGCCTGCCTGGCGCAGCAACGGGTCCGAATCGTGATCGATCCGCGCACCATGGGCCACACTGGTACCGAAAACCAGGAGGTTCTCCTGTATCCGCCAATAGGCCGTCAGGCGCTTTCCGGTCACCGCGACCCGCAAGGTCCGATGGGTTCCCGGAACGAACCGTTGCAGAATAAATCCGCGCTGGCCGGAACGCTCATAGGCGGCCGCCGTTGAGAGGGCGGCTTCAAGGTCGGCTGCGCTGCGGATCAGAACAACCGTTTCGCCTTCACCGCCCCAGTCCAGCTTGAAAACCAGCGGCAGCCCATCCTTGGGCATTCGTCCGGCCCTTTGTGCATAGTCGGACAGGTCATCGAACGGCCAGGTTTCCGGATGGGGAACGGCCAATGCCCGAAAAAGCCTGGCCTGACCGGTTTTTCCCGGATAGTTGAACCGCATGTCATAATCGGGAAAAACATGCCGGCAATGCTGCCGGCTCAGGCGGTACAGCGATTCGCGGCATCCCTGGGGCAAAATCACCGCCTCGGCGGTGCGGATCACCGCAAGATCCTTTTCATCCGGCTCTCGGCCGGCACAAATAATATTGGCATCCGCTTCATAGCAGGGATGAAAGGAAAGAATCATCAGTACCCGAACTTACGCAGCGCCTTGGTATCCTTGGTCCAGTTTTTCTGGACGCGCACAAACAGTTTGAGAAATACCTTGGTCGCCAAAAGGTTTTCAATCTCCTGCCGGGCCGCCTCGCCGATCTGTTTGAGCTTGGCGCCGTTTTTGCCGATGACGATGCCTTTCTGGGAATCGCGCTCCACATGGATGGTGGCATGGATGCGGGCCAGGGCCCCGTTTTTCTCCTCTTTGAAGAGATCGACGGTTACCGCCACCGCGTAGGGAATCTCCTGCCCGGTGAGACGGATGGCTTTTTCGCGGATCATCTCTGCGGCAATGAACCGCATGGGCAGGTCGGTGAGGCTTTCCGGTGGAAAAAACGGTGGGCCCGGAGGCAGGGCCGCCTCCATGGCATCCAGCAGGCGATCGACCTGCTCGCCCCGTTTCGCACTGATCGGGACCACGGCCGAAAAATCAAAGGCCGCCGACCAGTGCTCGATCTGGGAGAGGAGGGCCGGCCGTTGAACCTGGTCAATTTTATTGAGCGCCAGCACCACCGGACGCTGATGCTGATCGAGTTTTTCCAGGAGCAGCTGTTCAGACGCCTTGTCCGGGTTGATGGCATCCACCACCAGCAAGATCAGGTCGACTTCCGCAAGGGTGGACAGGGCGGCATCGACGATGCGGGTGTTGAGCGGGTTGCGGGCCCGATGGATCCCCGGGGTATCCAGAAAAACCATCTGGGACGACTGGCGGTGCACCACACCCAAAATCCGATTTCGGGTGGTCTGGGGCTTTTTCGACGTAATCGACAGCTTCTGCCCCAGCATGCGGTTAAGCAGGGTGGATTTGCCGGCATTGGGGGCACCGAGGATGGCGACATAACCGGATCGGAAAGCGCCGGTCGCATCAGGATTGATCTCGTTATTCATCGCCAGTGACCCTTTCGATGGCCGACCAGACCTGTGGCAATCCCTGCCGCGTTTTGGCGGAAAAGAGGGTTAATGCGGTTTCATCCACGTTCAGGGCTCCCGCAATGGCCCGGCGCTGCTTTTTCTGGGCCGATTTCGACAATTTATCCGCCTTGGTCAGCACCAGGATGGCCGCCCGCCCGTAGAGCGACAGCCAATCGATGAAATTCTGTTCCTCGATACCGGGAATCCGCCGGATATCCAGAATCAACACCACGGCCCTGAGGGTTTCGCGCCCCTTCAAATAGGTTTCGATCATCGGTCCCCAGTGACGGCGCACCGACTCGGGAACCCGGGCATACCCGTAGCCGGGCAGATCCACCAGGGACAGGTTCTGGTTGACGGTGAAAAAATTGATCAGCTGGGTGCGGCCGGGCGTGGAACTGGTTTTCACCAGTCGTTTGCGGTTGACCAGGGTGTTGATCAGCGAAGATTTGCCCACGTTGGAGCGACCGGCAAACGCCACCTCGGGCAGCAGCGCCTCGGGGTACTGAGTGGGTTTGACGGCACTGGTGACAAATTCTGCCGATTTGACAAGCATGGGCGTTATCGTTCCGTTTACGACCGGGTCTTCAGATAGGCCTCCAGGCGGTTTAAGCCCTCGGCGATATTTTCCATGGAATTGGCGTAGGAAAACCGCAGGTACCCTTCCCCGTTTGCGCCAAAATCGATCCCCGGCGTCACGCCCACGCAGGCCTTCTCCAGAATCTCGAAGGCCAGGGCGTAAGAGTCGTTGGAGAGGTGTTTGGCATTGGCAAAGACGTAGAAGGCACCGGTGGGTTCGACGGTGATCCCCAACCCCATCTCTTTCAGGCGCCGGATCATGAATATCCGGCGTTCGTTGTAAATGCGTTTCATGCGGGCCACATCCTCGCCGGCCGATTTCAAGGCGGCGATCCCGGCCTTCTGGATCATGGCGTTGGCCGAAATAAAAAAGTTCTGCTGCACCTTCTGAATCGGACGCATGAATTCCTTGGGCGCGATCAAATACCCCAGGCGCAACCCGGTCATGGCAAACAGTTTGGAAAACCCGTTGAGCACAAACGCCCGGTCGGTGAACTCGAGGATGGAGTGCTCTTTTCCTTCGTAGACCAGCCCCTGGTAAATCTCATCGGAGACGATCCAGGGGGACATCCCGGCTATGGCCTGCATACGCGATTCGGACAGCAGGTTACCCGTGGGATTGGAGGGGGAGTTGATGAAAATTGCGCGGGTGCGGTCACCGAGCTTATTTTCGATGGCCTCGGGGCGGTACTGAAACCCATCCTCCTCGAAAACCGGTACCGTTACCGGCACCCCGCCGACGAACTTGATGAAATTGGGGTAGCAGGCGTAATGCGGGTCGGAAAGAATCACCTCGTCACCGGCCTCGAGCAGGGCGGCGAAGATCATGAAAATGGCCGGAGAGGTGCCCGAGGTCACCACCACCTGATCCGGCTGGACGGAAACGCCGTAAGTGGTGTGATAATACTCGCAGATCGCTTCCCGTAGTTCCGGAAGCCCCAGGCTGTGGGTATAATGGGTGAATCCGTTC
This window harbors:
- the era gene encoding GTPase Era, yielding MNNEINPDATGAFRSGYVAILGAPNAGKSTLLNRMLGQKLSITSKKPQTTRNRILGVVHRQSSQMVFLDTPGIHRARNPLNTRIVDAALSTLAEVDLILLVVDAINPDKASEQLLLEKLDQHQRPVVLALNKIDQVQRPALLSQIEHWSAAFDFSAVVPISAKRGEQVDRLLDAMEAALPPGPPFFPPESLTDLPMRFIAAEMIREKAIRLTGQEIPYAVAVTVDLFKEEKNGALARIHATIHVERDSQKGIVIGKNGAKLKQIGEAARQEIENLLATKVFLKLFVRVQKNWTKDTKALRKFGY
- a CDS encoding HNH endonuclease, which encodes MNPYAYDLDERDLKRERQKARELRQSQWWKRRCAKGRCHYCGRPTPAGELTMDHIVPIARGGKTTKGNVVPACKACNNKKKQLLPMEWDAYLQSFHTQP
- a CDS encoding ATP-grasp domain-containing protein, coding for MILSFHPCYEADANIICAGREPDEKDLAVIRTAEAVILPQGCRESLYRLSRQHCRHVFPDYDMRFNYPGKTGQARLFRALAVPHPETWPFDDLSDYAQRAGRMPKDGLPLVFKLDWGGEGETVVLIRSAADLEAALSTAAAYERSGQRGFILQRFVPGTHRTLRVAVTGKRLTAYWRIQENLLVFGTSVAHGARIDHDSDPLLRQAGLDLARDFCRRSKINLAGFDLIFENTQSQTRPLFLEINYFFGRTGLGGSDAFYTMLKTEIDGWLEDLGLSLSPAVKNERPDTIGD
- a CDS encoding two-component system sensor histidine kinase NtrB, with the translated sequence MRPEDENTILLKALDAFNRKIVVISKDFRILAYAGTDVLADGDRLTGKCCHQVFYQRSEPCDNCPAKKVMDTHSPSLRETSSSILNKSKRACLYAYPVSDPEGQDTITIFNFELPALEGLESDLRRANNFLHNLLQSACDAVVAADMTGKMIIFNDAAAEMTGLTVEEALESLNIRDVYEGGPAEAKRIMRYLRGEEYGGRGKVKKYSTNAVDKNGDKFPISLYASIIYDENGKEVGSIGFFHDLRERIHIQQKLEKTQLQLIQSEKMASLGKLSAGVAHQLNNPLGGITLYTKLMLEDYDLEDNAREDLYRILNDAQRCRDTVKELLEFARQTRQFMKPLNINKAIEQTLFLIENQTLFHNIRVKKNMAPFVPLVVADSQQLGHVFMNIIINAAQAMDGQGTITITTRESAAKDRVIIDVADTGPGISSKNLAHIFEPFFTTKEEGQGTGLGLSVVYGIVENHGGTISARSVLGRGSTFTIELPVTHETEKGVEDAEHA
- a CDS encoding response regulator — encoded protein: MQSTPDPVTVLVIDDEKGIRDGSKRILDRMGCQTLTAENGEAGLATLGRSDASIVLLDLKMPGIDGIEVLKRIHTMNPEILVIIITGFATIETAIEAMKQGAYDFIPKPFEPDQLRIVVNRAWEKLSLKKEAAKLEKARRRTLADLGTERTRIHTIIDSLPNGIVVTNADGTVVLMNPAFVRVLELPADTATGQPISAYIEEEGLCRLIVEISSGRHVDFDDIPTYEFSAGEERFFMARGRPVLGERKECLGAVVTIVDITNMKVLDRLKSEFVAKVSHELRSPLSTIHEQLALVLNDLMGQLSESDEHLLSRAKEKTQGLISTIGDLLDLSRIESGITCQELKPVQLEELLGNIVDFLGTRARTKSQSLTLEHPDQPLPTIKADPLALESVFGNLIANAINYTQNGGEIVVRLDMTGINLRIRVIDNGFGIEERYLDKIFDRFFRVKTDKTRFITGTGLGLPIVKGLVESLKGRISVESAPEKGSTFTVLLPVD
- the yihA gene encoding ribosome biogenesis GTP-binding protein YihA/YsxC encodes the protein MLVKSAEFVTSAVKPTQYPEALLPEVAFAGRSNVGKSSLINTLVNRKRLVKTSSTPGRTQLINFFTVNQNLSLVDLPGYGYARVPESVRRHWGPMIETYLKGRETLRAVVLILDIRRIPGIEEQNFIDWLSLYGRAAILVLTKADKLSKSAQKKQRRAIAGALNVDETALTLFSAKTRQGLPQVWSAIERVTGDE